A genomic stretch from Hydrogenimonas urashimensis includes:
- the acsA gene encoding acetate--CoA ligase, with amino-acid sequence MKAKWIEKDIDKLPVKPNLLDYDEVYRTFSWEEVGKHFDGLPSGGLNIAHEAIDRHANGALKDKTALVWYGKNGDRKSYTYGQLKKETNKFANVIKKLGFEKGERLYILSPRVPELYIGVMGILKNRSVMCPLFAQFGPEPILQRLQGGDAKGLLTTEHLYDKKVAGIVDQVPELKYILLIDAKEHRDEKVLSLPKLMAEASEDFTIEATDPEDMSLLHFTSGTTGKPKGVIHVHKAIYTHWVTGYYVLDFHPDDVFWCTADPGWVTGTSYGIIAPWLHGITNVVDEAEFNAERWFKILQDEKVNVWYTAPTAVRRLMRLDVDPLKEYDLSHLRLIHSVGEPLNPEAVWWGMEKLKMPIHDNWWQTETGGIMIANYLSQTIRPGSMGRPIPGVEAAIVRRNDDGTATVITEPGVEGDLALKPGWPSMFRGYLHNEEKYKKSFADGWYISGDLAYRDKDGYFWFVGRADDIIKTSGHMVGPFEVESALMEHPAVAEVGVIGKPDPVAGQIVKAFVSLKKGYEPSEELKRELIGFGRKKLGVAIAPKEIEFMENLPKTRSGKIMRRLLRAMELGLPLGDTSTLEK; translated from the coding sequence ATGAAGGCAAAATGGATAGAGAAAGATATCGACAAACTGCCGGTAAAGCCCAATCTGCTCGATTATGATGAAGTGTACAGAACCTTTTCGTGGGAGGAGGTGGGAAAACATTTCGACGGGCTTCCCTCGGGTGGGCTCAATATCGCCCACGAAGCGATCGACAGGCATGCCAACGGGGCATTGAAAGATAAAACGGCATTGGTATGGTACGGCAAAAACGGTGACAGAAAGAGTTATACCTACGGCCAGTTGAAAAAGGAGACCAACAAATTTGCCAATGTCATCAAAAAGCTCGGTTTCGAAAAAGGGGAGCGTCTCTACATTCTTTCTCCCCGTGTTCCCGAACTCTACATCGGTGTGATGGGGATCTTGAAAAACCGAAGTGTCATGTGCCCGCTGTTTGCCCAGTTCGGTCCCGAACCGATTCTTCAGCGGCTGCAGGGTGGCGACGCCAAAGGGCTGTTGACCACCGAACACCTCTATGACAAAAAGGTTGCGGGCATCGTCGATCAGGTACCCGAACTCAAATATATCTTGCTGATCGATGCGAAGGAGCATCGGGATGAAAAGGTTCTATCTCTGCCGAAACTGATGGCGGAGGCTTCCGAAGATTTCACGATCGAAGCGACCGATCCCGAGGATATGTCGCTGCTGCACTTCACCAGTGGAACGACCGGAAAGCCCAAAGGTGTCATTCATGTCCACAAAGCGATCTATACCCACTGGGTCACCGGCTACTACGTGCTTGACTTCCATCCCGACGATGTCTTCTGGTGCACGGCGGATCCGGGCTGGGTCACCGGAACCTCCTACGGCATCATCGCCCCGTGGCTGCACGGCATCACCAATGTCGTCGATGAGGCGGAATTCAACGCCGAGCGCTGGTTCAAAATTCTGCAGGATGAAAAGGTCAATGTCTGGTACACTGCACCCACAGCGGTCCGAAGGCTCATGCGGCTCGATGTCGATCCTCTCAAAGAGTACGACCTGAGCCATCTGCGACTGATACACAGTGTCGGTGAGCCGCTCAACCCCGAAGCGGTATGGTGGGGCATGGAGAAGCTCAAGATGCCGATCCACGACAACTGGTGGCAGACGGAGACCGGGGGCATCATGATCGCCAACTATCTGTCGCAGACGATCCGTCCCGGCTCGATGGGACGTCCGATTCCGGGTGTGGAGGCGGCGATCGTGCGGCGAAACGACGATGGCACCGCCACTGTCATCACAGAGCCGGGCGTCGAGGGCGACCTGGCCCTCAAACCCGGCTGGCCCTCGATGTTCAGGGGATATCTGCACAACGAAGAGAAATACAAAAAATCGTTCGCGGACGGATGGTATATCTCCGGAGATCTGGCTTATCGGGACAAGGACGGCTATTTCTGGTTCGTAGGACGCGCCGACGACATCATCAAGACCTCCGGTCACATGGTGGGGCCTTTCGAAGTCGAAAGCGCGCTGATGGAGCATCCGGCCGTCGCCGAGGTGGGGGTCATCGGAAAACCCGACCCGGTTGCGGGACAGATCGTCAAAGCGTTCGTTTCGCTCAAGAAAGGGTATGAACCCAGCGAGGAGCTCAAGCGTGAACTGATCGGATTCGGACGCAAGAAACTGGGAGTGGCGATCGCTCCCAAAGAGATCGAATTCATGGAGAATCTGCCCAAGACACGCAGCGGAAAGATCATGCGGCGCCTCTTGAGGGCCATGGAGCTCGGCCTGCCTCTTGGCGATACGTCGACACTCGAAAAATAG